A region from the Aegilops tauschii subsp. strangulata cultivar AL8/78 chromosome 5, Aet v6.0, whole genome shotgun sequence genome encodes:
- the LOC109779062 gene encoding uncharacterized protein, producing the protein MAGARSAATRLTHSSLFLLSRAAAAAATRRTNLPSSPRDYSKMASSVGGNGYSDVTRVLFCGHYWPASTIYTKEYLQNYPFIQVDEVGLEHVPDVIQNYHICVVKNKCIDSDIIAKATKMKIIMQYGVGLEGVDINAATEQKIKVARIPGSTTGNAIACAEMAIYLTLGVLRKQKEMDTAVIQKDLGLPVGETIFGKTILILGFGAIGMEIAKRLRPFGVKILATKRNWSSNTVSCDLDGLVDKKSGPEDMYELAREADIVITCMTLNNESVGIVDHKFLSALKKGSYLINIARGRLLDYTAVFNHLESGHLGGLGIDVAWTEPFDPEDPILKFPNVIITPHVAGITEYSYRTMAKVVGDVALKLHAGEPFTEIEFVN; encoded by the exons ATGGCCGGCGCAAGATCGGCGGCAACCAGACTCACACACTCTTCGCTATTCCTACTGTCTCGCGCCGCCGCAGCGGCTGCGACCCGCCGTACCAATCTCCCCTCCTCCCCGAGAG ATTATTCAAAGATGGCTAGTTCAGTTGGAGGCAATGGCTACAGTGATGTTACACGGGTGCTATTCTGTGGCCACTATTGGCCTGCTTCTACTATTTATACGAAGGAGTACTTGCAAAACTATCCATTTATTCAG GTTGACGAAGTAGGTCTTGAGCACGTACCCGATGTTATTCAAAACTACCATATATGTGTAGTGAAAAATAAATGTATAGATTCAGATATCATTGCCAAAGCAACTAAGATGAAGATTATTATGCAGTATGGTGTTGGTTTAGAAG GTGTTGACATAAATGCTGCTacagaacagaaaataaaagttGCACGGATACCTGGGAGTACTACAGGAAATGCAATTGCTTGCGCAGAAATGGCTATCTATCTAACTCTAGGTGTTCTGCGGAAGCAA AAGGAAATGGATACTGCTGTCATTCAGAAGGACTTGGGCCTTCCAGTTGGAGAAACAATATTCGGGAAAACA ATACTTATCCTGGGGTTCGGAGCCATTGGCATGGAAATTGCCAAGAGACTAAGACCATTTGGAGTGAAAATTCTTGCTACAAAAAGAAACTGGTCATCAAATACAGTGTCTTGTG ATCTTGATGGGCTGGTTGACAAGAAAAGTGGTCCAGAAGATATGTACGAACTCGCTCGAGAAGCTGACATAGTTATAACTTGCATGACGTTAAACAATGAATCA GTTGGGATTGTGGATCACAAGTTCCTGTCAGCTTTGAAAAAG GGATCATATCTCATCAATATTGCCAGAGGACGCCTACTGGACTATACGGCTGTGTTTAATCACCTTGAGTCAGGTCATTTAGGTGGTTTGGGCATTGATGTTGCTTGGACGGAGCCATTCGATCCAGAGGATCCAATTCTGAAATTCCCAAATGTTATTATAACACCACATGTTGCAGGAATCACAGAATACTCTTACAGAACCATGGCAAAG GTTGTTGGTGATGTCGCTCTCAAGCTTCACGCAGGAGAGCCATTCACCGAAATAGAATTTGTGAACTAG